Proteins found in one Brachypodium distachyon strain Bd21 chromosome 5, Brachypodium_distachyon_v3.0, whole genome shotgun sequence genomic segment:
- the LOC100826197 gene encoding uncharacterized protein LOC100826197 isoform X1 has product MKGTCRLNNRCVVPHNVALLYQAHINVEWCNKTNLVKYLFKYINKGANRTKIKVQGMSTSDAPGSSCCGVDEVEEYINCRYLYSCEAVWRLFSFDVHVRFPSVQRLEIHLPGMNRVTYSEDYKLTDVVSRCNVRKSSLTEWFDMNSKHEACRDLTYCEFTRRYTWQKDKKRWKPRGGNAKLGRIRYVHPTTGELFYLRMLLMCVRGAQSFDDLRTYQRIKFSTFREACHARGLLGDDAEWSYVFDETVLWATPRQLRDLFVTILMFCDVGDASGLFKKYWVYMALDILYGVRRALRNQSYSMPHNLLRFRLLKELSVLFEKSGSSIFSYNLPDADGLDGGSFSNRLVAEETCYDRVALTRECESLYEMLNSDQLAVYDRIVDAVGERRLGAFFVSGHGGTGKMFLWRTIAARLRSEGKVLLRLLRPALLPCCCPVVGWLIQDSTFLLMSMILRFATLVVAPC; this is encoded by the coding sequence ATGAAGGGAACATGCCGATTAAACAACAGGTGTGTTGTTCCGCATAATGTTGCATTGCTTTATCAGGCCCATATTAATGTAGAGTGGTGTAACAAGACAAACTTGGTTAAGTATTTGTTTAAGTACATTAATAAGGGTGCCAACCGAACCAAGATAAAGGTTCAAGGTATGTCTACTTCTGATGCTCCTGGGTCATCTTGTTGTGGTGTTGACGAAGTAGAGGAGTATATCAACTGTAGGTATCTTTATTCTTGTGAGGCTGTGTGGAGGTTGTTTTCGTTTGATGTGCATGTTCGATTTCCGTCTGTCCAGAGGCTTGAGATTCATTTGCCTGGTATGAATAGGGTTACTTATTCAGAAGATTATAAGCTTACTGACGTGGTTAGTAGATGTAATGTAAGGAAGAGTTCTCTGACTGAATGGTTTGACATGAATAGCAAACATGAGGCATGTCGTGACTTGACGTATTGCGAGTTCACTAGGAGGTATACTTGGCAAAAAGATAAAAAGCGTTGGAAGCCTCGGGGTGGCAATGCTAAGTTGGGCAGGATTAGGTATGTCCATCCTACAACGGGCGAGCTATTTTATCTTCGGATGTTGTTGATGTGTGTGCGTGGTGCACAGAGTTTTGACGATCTTAGGACGTATCAGCGGATAAAATTCTCTACTTTTCGTGAGGCTTGCCACGCGCGTGGGCTATTGGGTGATGATGCTGAGTGGTCTTATGTCTTTGATGAGACTGTTTTGTGGGCTACACCCAGGCAGCTTAGGGATTTATTTGTTACCATTCTGATGTTTTGTGACGTTGGTGATGCCTCTGGTTTGTTTAAGAAGTATTGGGTCTACATGGCTCTGGATATTCTTTATGGGGTTCGTCGAGCTTTGCGAAATCAGTCATACTCTATGCCACATAATCTTCTTCGTTTTCGGCTACTTAAGGAATTGTCTGTGCTTTTTGAAAAGAGTGGTAGTTCCATATTTTCCTACAACCTTCCGGATGCTGATGGCCTTGATGGTGGGTCGTTTTCAAATAGGTTGGTTGCTGAGGAGACATGCTATGATAGGGTTGCTCTCACTCGGGAGTGTGAGTCCCTCTATGAGATGTTAAATTCTGACCAGCTTGCTGTTTACGATAGAATAGTTGATGCCGTCGGCGAGCGGAGGCTGGGTGCTTTCTTTGTTTCGGGACATGGGGGTACTGGCAAGATGTTTTTGTGGAGAACGATTGCTGCTAGACTGCGATCGGAAGGGAAGGTTCTTTTGCGGTTGCTTCGTCCGGCGTTGCTGCCTTGTTGTTGCCCGGTGGTAGGATGGCTCATTCAAGATTCCACATTCCTGTTGATGTCGATGATTCTTCGGTTTGCAACATTGGTCGTGGCACCATGTTAG
- the LOC112268492 gene encoding uncharacterized protein LOC112268492 — MLTSINTGNGPYVFRIHGVVSHRIGSLVALEGKPPRFAQMYVYDIANELTHHMNVFGSSGDTRDAADPDIVSSLLQMLNEHNVLVKTFRVASQRLQSPSCSDLATRIAGSDSADPNVYSPPMAPELAALIVGDFSGDKSKFDIVVQLQEGPLKQIFSLHPAIMSLQYPLLFPYGEKGFYKGIKFVPVGDEPLVGRDVVSMLEYYCYRCHYRQGQPNPYICYGRLSDQAKVDAYSCIEFNRLSYISRNQNKLRGESYQGLSDAVGQGAATGRNVGFRILLPSSFIGSRRYLAQNYQDAMAICRVYGDPDLFVTFTCNPKWDEVALALSLEPGQVHSDRADICARVFKIKLNELYVDIRGGDAFGPTRAGKVYVCLFVVRVSWVVSFLLILFP, encoded by the coding sequence ATGTTGACGAGTATAAATACGGGCAATGGTCCTTATGTTTTCCGTATACACGGTGTTGTGTCCCATCGTATTGGTTCTTTAGTGGCGTTGGAGGGGAAGCCACCCCGGTTTGCTCAGATGTATGTCTACGACATTGCGAACGAGTTAACTCATCATATGAATGTTTTTGGATCTTCCGGTGATACACGTGATGCAGCTGATCCAGACATTGTCAGTTCTTTGCTACAGATGTTGAATGAGCACAACGTGTTGGTTAAGACTTTTAGAGTTGCGTCCCAGCGTCTTCAATCACCATCCTGTTCTGATCTGGCGACACGCATTGCTGGTTCCGATTCTGCTGATCCTAACGTGTATAGTCCTCCAATGGCCCCTGAATTGGCCGCTCTTATTGTTGGTGATTTTAGTGGTGACAAAAGCAAGTTTGATATTGTGGTGCAGCTTCAGGAAGGGCCCTTGAAGCAGATTTTTTCTTTGCACCCAGCCATTATGTCTTTGCAATaccctcttctttttccttacGGGGAGAAAGGGTTTTATAAGGGCATAAAGTTTGTCCCCGTGGGCGATGAGCCTTTAGTGGGCAGAGATGTTGTTAGTATGCTTGAGTATTACTGCTATCGTTGTCATTATAGGCAAGGGCAGCCCAATCCTTATATATGTTATGGTCGTCTTTCTGATCAAGCCAAAGTGGATGCATATTCTTGCATAGAGTTTAATAGGCTTTCATATATTAGTAGGAATCAAAATAAGCTTAGGGGCGAGAGTTATCAAGGTTTATCTGATGCAGTTGGTCAGGGTGCTGCCACTGGGAGGAATGTGGGTTTCCGCATTCTGCTGCCGTCGAGTTTCATAGGGTCCCGTCGATACTTAGCTCAAAATTATCAGGACGCTATGGCCATATGTAGGGTTTATGGAGATCCAGATTTGTTCGTAACTTTCACGTGCAATCCGAAGTGGGACGAGGTTGCTTTGGCTTTGTCTCTTGAGCCAGGGCAGGTTCATTCCGATAGAGCTGATATTTGCGCCAGGGTGTTTAAGATTAAATTGAACGAGTTGTATGTCGATATTAGAGGTGGGGATGCTTTTGGCCCAACGAGAGCCGGTAAGGTTTATGTCTGTTTGTTTGTCGTTCGTGTTAGTTGGGTGGTTTCATTTCTACTTATTTTGTTTCCGTAA